tatatacctCCGTTGGTGTTGGCCACACAATCAAGTCTTTCATTTTTGATGCGATTAAAGGTaaacttttattgaatattcTACTGATAGTGCTCTGTGAGTAGCCAAAATGTAAAGCAAGTATGCCAAATGATTCATTTAACTTCAATTTCTTAAGAGTTATTAATATGTCTACAGTTGGAAGTGGAATGTTTTcacttaatagttttattaaatgatatGACTGTTTAGGTAATCCTAGTAACATTTTGGGTTCTCTATCTATGGCACTTAACATACTACTgcgcattacatttttaaaatgtttttcatcatCTGAATCTGCTGATTCATCTTGCACACAATAACTTAAGTCAGATGAGCTACAGGGTTCATAATCATGAGATATCTGTGAAGAAATGGACGAAATAGATGTTGTATCCGACTTAGtaggaaataattttctttttaccgCAGCTGTTGCAGGTTTTATTGGTGAAGTTCCAATATTTTGTGATGGAAGGGGAACAGGAGATAAAGCTACATTAGTCTTCTTTGTTGTTAAATTAACTTGAACACTTTTACTTCTGAAGTTTGGTCTCTTATTTATTTGCACACACTTGTCACTAAGTAAGTTTTCTGTATTAGTAGAGACTTCAACATGGGATGTACGGGGCTCTATTACAGACACATCCATAACAGAGGTACTAGGCCTCTCTGGATCATTTTCACAGCCTTGAATATAGGAAGTACTTGGTCCGGCATCACAATAACTTGTTTGTGAAGTTTCAcgttctaaaacattttcactGTTGACTTCAGGTTCGGGGAGAGATTCATTTATTAGTGATAATCTTTTCTTCTTAGAATCATACATTCTCTCCTGTGGTGCTGGAGCATTTCGTTTTTGGCATTGAAATTTATGAGGCATAACTCCTTTATTTaggaataatttaactttttcgcCTTGTTCCTTCATGAgcttgtatttaatataatttactgtatCTTCTTTGATCtgaaataaacacaacactTGGTGAAGCATCTTAGGATAAGTAGAAATAGCTCAGATGAAGAATCTTCTAACATGTTATGACATTCGTAAATAAGGTTACGAACTTAAATAAAGTTCTGTAACCTATGGATTTCTAGAACACTACAAGATGTTATTTGGccaaatataatacttacattaaaatgatcttcaCAACAATGTAAACGCGATATTGAAGATACATTATATTCTCTTCGCATAACCTCACACCATTGTTTACGTATGTTTGGATCTCTCGGAACAgcaaaaaaaactttatctggtgtactttttatattgttaggaCACATTGGTACCATGCAATATCTATAAAATGGCTTTTTTCTTCTTCCATGATTATTACGCGTGTTGTTATCTATCAAACTCTCAATGTAAACAATACAATGACAGGTGTGCCCTATGACGTCACGCCTCAAGCGCGCGAGAAATAGGAGCGTTTGAACTCGTCAAATTAAAccactatttttaaaattttataaaaaagtaattactacTCTTACAgctatggtttattttttttacatcaaaatgaagtgaaaattgaatttaaaaaataaaaaaattgtctgcATATTCCCTATTggtgaatattaatataaattttatggtttgaatggtaatattgtttaacatgtatggatgctatactattgcgggttaacgGTTACTgtatattaaacattaaacacatAGAAAGCCAACAGCTGTACAATTTGATTAAAGCATGTGGTATAATATgacaaaaagtaaacaaaaccaGGTGACTCTATTGCCGggatccagtatatggcaataggctcacctcctattacatgggacttataacacaaatggtaaaaagtgtgtgtacattgtatagcgggattacgtgtcgtaatgtgcacctctgcctactccttcatgGATAAAATCTCTGCATTAACATTTTCGATATTACTTGTATGGAGTATCTTTCCGGAGACAAATGACATTTTTTTACCGGTTATTACAAAGttaatgttgaatttaatattattatgtacggTAGTGAATATAATCATCTTCTAGAACAGTGGTTCCCAAACTTATTTGGACTACGACCTATCTAAATCAAGTTCCCGAACTCAAGACCCACATTCAGAGAATTAAACCGATACCaataacatgaaaaataaaatacagatcGGTTGATTAGTGCGTCTTCTACAGACAAGGCCCACTAAAAATTCGCTTGCGACCCACCAATGGGTCGCAACCCATAGTTTGGGAAACCCCGTACTAGAACTTACCTCGAAGATATTAGATTCCTCGTCCTCTTCTTTCGGCGCTGGGTTGTGTTTTTTGTACGCGTGAAGTGAAGGCCAGGCGCCACCCAAACCTATCACAATATTACACACGTGTTTACTATGGGACCTTATAAACAGTATAGAGCAaacttgtgttattttttagtaaaataaagcATTTTGTTAGTAtgtctttagttaatctttagtTATTATAATGTAGCAGATtctactttgtttttatttctttttttttaaacattgccccacactagaattttctcttgtgttgtgggtgcgattacaaacatacaagttcacatacacatgacacccagaccctttgaaaatatatatttttttattgtcttgaatatttgtaaattttGAGTATAATAAGTAGTCACAGAATTTAGttcaaatgttattatttattaaatacttgttttaatgttttcttgAGTGTAAAATACGTGTTTCATGATGATTTGCGataattagtaataaaaataaacccttttacttttatttcgtCATCTAGACACTCATTTTGTTGTGTAGCTACAGTTAGAAatctaaataatgtttacattaaGCAACTGAACAGTTACATGTCtactttt
The Spodoptera frugiperda isolate SF20-4 chromosome 17, AGI-APGP_CSIRO_Sfru_2.0, whole genome shotgun sequence DNA segment above includes these coding regions:
- the LOC118276668 gene encoding uncharacterized protein LOC118276668, coding for MVPMCPNNIKSTPDKVFFAVPRDPNIRKQWCEVMRREYNVSSISRLHCCEDHFNIKEDTVNYIKYKLMKEQGEKVKLFLNKGVMPHKFQCQKRNAPAPQERMYDSKKKRLSLINESLPEPEVNSENVLERETSQTSYCDAGPSTSYIQGCENDPERPSTSVMDVSVIEPRTSHVEVSTNTENLLSDKCVQINKRPNFRSKSVQVNLTTKKTNVALSPVPLPSQNIGTSPIKPATAAVKRKLFPTKSDTTSISSISSQISHDYEPCSSSDLSYCVQDESADSDDEKHFKNVMRSSMLSAIDREPKMLLGLPKQSYHLIKLLSENIPLPTVDILITLKKLKLNESFGILALHFGYSQSTISRIFNKSLPLIASKMKDLIVWPTPTEVYKNLPISFRARYSNVISIIDCFEIQIEKPSDPVHQSLTWSQYKKCNTLKYLISCTPDGLINFISDGYGGRATDVMIVQDCGYLDCLPPKKAVMADRGFKDLSHLLGARDYSRPATFCFTI